A portion of the Candidatus Reconcilbacillus cellulovorans genome contains these proteins:
- a CDS encoding phosphoribosylamine--glycine ligase yields MNVLVIGRGGREHAIVWALAKSPKVRRLYCAPGNAGIAELAECAPIAENRFDDIARFALERRIDLVVVGPDDPLGAGIVDALEARGLAVFGPNRAAAEIESSKVFMKGLLKKYGIPTAAYETFDRYEDALAYVESRPLPIVIKADGLAAGKGVVVARTREEAVEALRRAMVERVFGASGDRVVIEEFMEGQEMSILSFVDGETVRPMVPAQDHKPVFDGDRGPNTGGMGTYAPLPHIPESVVREAVERIIKPTAKAMVAEGRPFRGVLYAGLMVTADGPKVVEFNSRFGDPEAQVVLPLLESDLLDVLLAVVEGRLDRADIRWSDKAAVCVIAASAGYPGDYRKGVPIEGIDRVRDAIVFHAGTARDGDRIVTSGGRVLGVTALGATIAEARAKAYEQLAHIRFDGMHYRTDIARRALEAAR; encoded by the coding sequence GTGAACGTTCTCGTCATCGGCCGCGGCGGTCGGGAACACGCGATCGTCTGGGCGTTGGCCAAAAGCCCGAAGGTCCGCCGCCTGTATTGCGCGCCGGGCAACGCCGGCATCGCCGAACTCGCCGAATGCGCGCCGATCGCCGAAAACCGTTTCGACGACATCGCCCGATTCGCGCTCGAGCGTCGCATCGACCTCGTCGTCGTCGGCCCGGACGATCCGCTTGGCGCCGGTATCGTCGACGCGCTCGAGGCGCGCGGGCTGGCGGTGTTCGGGCCGAACCGCGCAGCTGCCGAGATCGAGTCGAGTAAGGTATTTATGAAAGGATTGCTCAAAAAATACGGCATCCCGACTGCCGCCTACGAAACGTTCGACCGCTACGAGGACGCGCTGGCGTACGTCGAAAGCCGGCCGCTGCCGATCGTGATCAAGGCCGACGGCCTGGCGGCGGGCAAAGGCGTCGTCGTCGCCCGCACGCGGGAAGAAGCGGTCGAGGCGCTGCGGCGGGCGATGGTCGAGCGCGTATTCGGCGCCTCCGGCGACCGCGTCGTGATCGAGGAGTTCATGGAAGGACAGGAAATGTCCATCCTGTCGTTCGTCGACGGCGAAACGGTGCGGCCGATGGTGCCGGCGCAGGACCACAAGCCGGTGTTCGACGGCGACCGCGGGCCGAATACGGGCGGCATGGGCACGTACGCGCCGCTGCCCCACATTCCGGAATCGGTCGTCCGCGAGGCGGTCGAACGCATCATCAAGCCGACCGCGAAGGCGATGGTCGCCGAAGGCCGGCCATTTCGCGGCGTGCTGTATGCCGGGCTCATGGTCACGGCCGACGGGCCGAAAGTCGTCGAGTTCAATTCGCGGTTCGGCGACCCGGAAGCGCAGGTCGTGCTGCCGCTTCTGGAATCGGATCTGCTCGACGTCCTGCTCGCCGTCGTCGAGGGCAGGCTCGACCGCGCGGACATCCGCTGGAGCGACAAGGCGGCGGTATGCGTCATCGCCGCTTCCGCCGGTTATCCCGGCGATTACCGTAAGGGCGTCCCGATCGAAGGGATCGACCGCGTCCGCGACGCGATCGTGTTCCATGCCGGCACCGCGCGCGATGGCGACCGGATCGTCACCAGCGGCGGCCGCGTGCTCGGCGTCACGGCGCTCGGCGCCACGATCGCTGAGGCGCGGGCGAAAGCATACGAGCAACTCGCGCACATTCGGTTCGACGGCATGCACTACCGCACCGACATCGCGCGCCGGGCGCTGGAAGCGGCGCGCTGA
- a CDS encoding diacylglycerol kinase: MNVKRARLIYNPTSGRETVRRRLPDILDRLERGGLEVSTHATRGEGDAAQAAAIAVERGFDVVIAAGGDGTLHEVVNGLAEKSGRPPLGILPLGTTNDFARALGIPRRWDRACDVIVGGRTLAIDIGKVNDRYFLNIAGGGSLTELTYEVPIRLKTAIGQLAYYVKGLEKLPRLRPITVDVEAGDRRFREVVMLFLVCNSNSVAGFERLAPDASIRDGMLDVFLLKKCNLADFLRVVSLALRGEHLGDPHLVHFRADRLQIVSPDHVQLNLDGEFGGTLPCTISVLPRHLDVIVNPNAKPGCLRDG, encoded by the coding sequence TTGAACGTCAAGCGTGCGAGACTGATCTATAACCCGACGTCGGGTCGCGAAACGGTGCGGCGTCGGCTGCCCGATATTTTGGACCGGCTGGAGCGCGGCGGGCTGGAAGTATCCACGCACGCCACCCGCGGGGAAGGCGACGCGGCGCAGGCGGCGGCGATTGCCGTCGAGCGCGGTTTCGACGTCGTTATCGCCGCCGGCGGCGACGGCACGCTGCACGAAGTCGTCAACGGCCTGGCGGAAAAGTCCGGCCGGCCGCCGCTCGGCATTTTGCCGCTCGGCACGACCAACGATTTCGCGCGGGCGCTCGGCATTCCCCGCCGCTGGGACCGCGCCTGCGACGTCATCGTCGGCGGCCGTACGCTGGCGATCGACATCGGCAAGGTGAACGACCGGTATTTTCTGAATATCGCCGGCGGCGGCTCCCTGACCGAGCTGACGTACGAAGTGCCGATCCGGCTGAAAACGGCGATCGGCCAGCTCGCCTATTACGTCAAGGGGTTGGAAAAACTGCCGCGCCTGCGGCCGATCACGGTCGACGTGGAGGCGGGCGACCGCCGCTTTCGCGAAGTCGTCATGCTGTTTCTCGTCTGCAACAGCAATTCGGTCGCCGGGTTCGAGCGGCTGGCGCCGGACGCGAGCATCCGCGACGGCATGCTCGACGTGTTTTTGTTGAAAAAGTGCAATCTGGCCGATTTTTTGCGCGTCGTGTCGCTGGCGCTGCGCGGCGAGCATCTCGGCGATCCGCATCTCGTGCATTTTCGCGCCGACCGGTTGCAGATCGTGTCGCCGGATCACGTGCAGCTCAATCTCGACGGCGAGTTCGGCGGGACGCTGCCCTGCACGATCTCGGTGCTGCCGCGCCATCTCGACGTGATCGTCAATCCGAACGCGAAGCCGGGGTGTCTGCGCGATGGGTGA
- a CDS encoding 23S rRNA (uracil-5-)-methyltransferase RumA → MGEKGETLSGDAESPEQRLPPVRPGDVAEAVTVGLGSDGEGVARVDGYTLFVPGALPGEQVLVRVREVGRRYGFAELVEVVEPSPERRTPPCPVFGACGGCRLQHLSYAAQLEWKRRRVADALERIGRIDPAIVRPTIGMADPWRYRNHAQVPVGEENGRLVAGFYAAGTHRVVPFDRCGLLHPAAEAAVRAVVRAAEACGVRAYRPEGRGERRSGIVADGGYGENVAGGNVARGGGVGRLGHAGRLDHAGRPGFAGPAGDGDRGGASGGTSGRIGGGIGGLRHIAVRVGFRTGETLVTLVTAGRRLPNADALVERIVASVPGLVGLCHNVQPEPTPVVYGEETRVLWGRDVLYDEIGGLRFAISARSFFQVNPVQAEVLFGKALESASLAGGETVIDAYCGVGAISLFLARRAGRVLGVEAAPEAVADARRNAELNGIRNAEFAVGRAERILPAWLRAGVRADVVVVDPPRKGCAPELLEAVLAMRPARVVYVSCDPATMARDLRRLADGGYRAVEVQPVDMFPQTAHVECCSLLVRKEN, encoded by the coding sequence ATGGGTGAGAAGGGCGAAACGTTGTCGGGCGATGCGGAATCGCCGGAACAGCGGCTTCCGCCCGTTCGCCCGGGCGACGTCGCGGAAGCCGTGACGGTCGGCCTCGGCAGCGACGGGGAAGGCGTGGCCCGCGTGGACGGATACACGCTGTTCGTACCCGGCGCATTGCCCGGGGAGCAGGTACTCGTCCGCGTGCGCGAAGTCGGCCGGCGGTACGGTTTCGCCGAGCTGGTGGAAGTCGTGGAGCCGTCGCCGGAGCGGCGGACGCCGCCGTGCCCGGTGTTCGGCGCTTGCGGCGGGTGCCGGCTTCAGCATTTGTCGTACGCGGCCCAGCTCGAATGGAAACGGCGGCGAGTCGCGGACGCGCTGGAGCGGATCGGGCGGATCGATCCGGCGATCGTGCGGCCGACGATCGGGATGGCCGACCCATGGCGTTACCGCAACCACGCGCAAGTGCCCGTCGGCGAGGAAAACGGCCGCCTCGTCGCCGGCTTTTACGCGGCGGGCACGCATCGGGTCGTCCCGTTCGACCGGTGCGGCCTTTTGCATCCGGCGGCGGAAGCGGCGGTTCGAGCGGTCGTCCGGGCGGCCGAGGCGTGCGGCGTGCGGGCTTATCGGCCGGAAGGGCGCGGGGAGCGTCGGAGCGGGATCGTTGCGGACGGCGGTTACGGTGAAAACGTCGCCGGCGGGAACGTCGCTCGCGGCGGGGGCGTCGGCCGTCTTGGCCATGCAGGTCGTCTTGATCATGCAGGCCGCCCCGGTTTTGCCGGCCCGGCCGGCGACGGCGATCGCGGTGGCGCAAGCGGCGGCACGAGCGGTAGAATCGGCGGCGGAATTGGCGGCTTGCGGCACATCGCGGTGCGCGTCGGCTTTCGCACCGGCGAAACGCTTGTGACGCTCGTCACCGCCGGGCGTCGGCTGCCGAACGCGGACGCCCTGGTCGAACGCATCGTCGCCTCGGTGCCAGGACTGGTCGGACTTTGCCACAACGTCCAGCCAGAGCCGACGCCGGTCGTCTACGGCGAAGAAACGCGCGTGTTGTGGGGGCGCGACGTGCTGTACGACGAAATCGGCGGCCTTCGGTTTGCGATTTCCGCGCGGTCGTTTTTTCAGGTCAACCCCGTTCAGGCGGAAGTGTTGTTCGGAAAGGCGCTCGAATCCGCCTCGCTCGCGGGCGGCGAAACGGTGATCGACGCGTATTGCGGGGTGGGCGCGATCTCGCTGTTTCTAGCGCGGCGGGCCGGGCGCGTGCTCGGCGTCGAGGCGGCGCCGGAAGCGGTCGCGGACGCCCGGCGAAACGCGGAACTGAACGGAATTCGCAATGCGGAGTTCGCCGTCGGCCGTGCGGAGCGGATATTGCCGGCGTGGCTGCGGGCGGGCGTTCGGGCGGACGTGGTTGTGGTCGACCCGCCGCGCAAGGGGTGTGCGCCGGAGTTGTTGGAGGCAGTGCTCGCGATGCGGCCGGCCCGCGTCGTGTACGTGTCGTGCGATCCGGCGACGATGGCGCGGG
- a CDS encoding bifunctional phosphoribosylaminoimidazolecarboxamide formyltransferase/IMP cyclohydrolase produces the protein MAIARALISVSDKTGVVDFAKGLAEAGIEIVSTGGTKKLLEQHGVSVVGISDVTGFPEILDGRVKTLHPAVHAGLLAVRDNAEHLDQMRRLGLSFFDLVAINLYPFAQTIADPAATFADAVENIDIGGPAMIRSAAKNHAFVTVVVDAADYGSVLEEIASHGDTTPETRRRLAAKAFRHTAAYDAMIAAYLTERAGETFPERLTLTFEKMCDLRYGENPHQRAAYYRLPLARAGTLTAAEQLHGKELSYNNIHDANAALAVVREFDAPAVAVIKHANPCGVGVGPTVAEAFRKARDADPVSIFGGIVAANRPIDAATARMMAELFLEVVLAPEFEPEALDILTKKKNLRLLRLGAEAFALADRTPGGRAGGAPVVPDYAFVSVDGGLLVQDRDSGAWRDADLRVVTKRAPTDAEWEALRFAWSVVKHVKSNAIVLARDGMTVGVGAGQMNRVGAARIAIEQAGDRARGAVMASDAFFPMGDTMELAAKAGVTAVVQPGGSIRDEESIRVADEHGIAMVFTGIRHFKH, from the coding sequence TTGATCAGCGTATCGGACAAGACCGGCGTCGTCGACTTCGCGAAAGGATTGGCGGAAGCCGGCATCGAAATCGTTTCGACCGGCGGGACGAAAAAGCTACTGGAACAACACGGCGTCTCCGTCGTCGGCATCTCCGACGTGACGGGTTTTCCGGAAATTCTCGACGGCCGCGTCAAGACGCTGCACCCGGCCGTCCACGCGGGGCTGCTCGCGGTGCGCGACAACGCGGAGCATCTCGACCAGATGCGGCGGCTCGGGCTGTCGTTTTTTGATCTGGTGGCGATCAACCTGTATCCGTTCGCGCAGACGATCGCCGATCCGGCGGCGACGTTCGCGGATGCGGTCGAGAACATCGACATCGGCGGCCCGGCGATGATCCGCTCGGCGGCGAAAAACCACGCGTTCGTGACCGTTGTCGTCGACGCCGCCGATTACGGTTCGGTTCTGGAGGAAATCGCCTCGCACGGCGATACGACGCCGGAGACGCGCCGGCGCCTTGCAGCCAAGGCGTTCCGCCATACGGCCGCCTACGACGCGATGATCGCGGCGTATTTGACGGAGCGTGCGGGCGAAACGTTCCCCGAGCGGCTGACGCTGACGTTCGAGAAAATGTGCGATTTGCGCTACGGCGAAAATCCGCACCAACGCGCGGCGTACTACCGGTTGCCGCTTGCACGGGCCGGAACCCTGACGGCGGCCGAACAGCTGCACGGCAAGGAGCTTTCGTACAACAACATCCATGATGCGAACGCGGCATTGGCGGTCGTGCGGGAGTTCGACGCGCCGGCCGTCGCTGTAATCAAGCACGCCAATCCGTGCGGCGTCGGCGTCGGTCCGACCGTAGCCGAAGCGTTCCGCAAGGCGCGCGACGCCGACCCGGTTTCGATTTTCGGCGGCATCGTCGCGGCGAACCGGCCGATCGACGCGGCGACGGCGCGGATGATGGCGGAACTGTTTCTCGAAGTCGTGCTGGCGCCCGAGTTTGAGCCGGAAGCGCTCGACATCCTCACGAAAAAGAAAAACCTTCGCTTGCTCCGCCTCGGTGCTGAAGCGTTCGCACTTGCGGATCGGACGCCCGGCGGCCGGGCGGGAGGTGCACCCGTCGTTCCGGATTATGCGTTTGTATCGGTCGACGGCGGGCTGCTCGTTCAGGACCGCGATTCCGGGGCGTGGCGCGACGCAGACTTACGCGTCGTGACAAAACGCGCGCCGACCGACGCCGAATGGGAGGCGCTTCGTTTCGCCTGGAGCGTGGTCAAGCACGTCAAGTCGAACGCGATCGTGCTCGCTCGCGACGGCATGACCGTCGGCGTCGGGGCGGGACAGATGAACCGCGTCGGCGCCGCCCGCATTGCGATCGAACAGGCGGGCGACCGGGCGCGCGGTGCGGTGATGGCGTCCGACGCCTTTTTCCCGATGGGCGATACCATGGAGCTCGCCGCGAAGGCCGGCGTCACCGCGGTCGTCCAGCCGGGCGGCTCGATCCGCGACGAGGAATCGATCCGCGTGGCGGACGAACACGGCATCGCAATGGTGTTTACCGGAATTCGCCACTTTAAACATTAA
- a CDS encoding cobalamin biosynthesis protein CbiX — protein sequence MAKRGVLVVSHGSRDGAWVRVVDETVAAARVPEGVAICGAFLELVEGRLIQDGIDRLEAQGVTDMLVVPLFVSSGSGHVDEIAWAFGARPAPAVPTDLEPFRVRARVRFGRPIGDDPDVAAVIFDKIRPLSVDPAREALLLVGHGQAVEPLDRLWRAELSALAERVRRLAGFAAADFATMLPDRIGEAMERLARACPGCDVLVAPLFLSEGYFTRHALPEKLAAYPHRYRSCALLPHPLMTRWLERTIEQGLEESA from the coding sequence GTGGCCAAACGCGGTGTGCTGGTCGTCAGTCACGGCTCGCGCGACGGAGCATGGGTGCGGGTCGTCGACGAGACGGTGGCCGCGGCGCGGGTACCGGAAGGCGTCGCGATATGCGGCGCTTTTCTTGAGCTGGTCGAGGGGCGGCTTATCCAGGACGGCATCGATCGGCTGGAAGCGCAGGGCGTAACCGACATGCTCGTCGTGCCGCTGTTCGTCTCGTCGGGCAGCGGACACGTCGACGAGATCGCCTGGGCGTTCGGCGCGCGTCCGGCGCCGGCGGTGCCGACGGATCTTGAGCCGTTTCGCGTCCGCGCGCGCGTCCGGTTCGGCCGGCCGATCGGCGACGATCCGGACGTCGCCGCCGTGATCTTCGATAAAATCCGGCCGCTGTCCGTCGATCCGGCTCGGGAGGCGCTGCTTCTCGTCGGCCACGGCCAGGCGGTAGAACCGCTCGATCGGCTGTGGCGCGCGGAACTGTCGGCATTGGCGGAGCGCGTGCGGCGTCTGGCCGGGTTTGCGGCGGCGGATTTCGCGACGATGTTGCCGGACCGTATCGGCGAGGCGATGGAGCGGCTGGCGCGCGCGTGCCCCGGATGCGACGTGCTGGTCGCGCCGCTTTTTCTGAGCGAGGGATATTTTACGCGGCATGCGCTGCCCGAGAAATTGGCCGCGTACCCGCACCGCTACCGGTCGTGCGCGCTGTTGCCGCATCCGCTGATGACGCGCTGGCTAGAGCGAACGATCGAACAAGGCCTGGAGGAGTCGGCTTGA